A stretch of Flavobacterium sp. N2270 DNA encodes these proteins:
- a CDS encoding endonuclease III domain-containing protein, with translation MTKNEKVTFVINTLNELYPEIPIPLDHKDPYTLLIAVLLSAQCTDVRVNQITPLLFAKADNPYDMIKMSVEEIKEIIKPCGLSPMKSKGIHGLSHILIDKHNGEVPQSFEALEELPAVGHKTASVVMSQAFGVPAFPVDTHIHRLMYRWNLTNGKNVQQTEKDAKRIFPKELWNDLHLQIIWYGREYSPARGWDLEKDIITKTIGRKSILDEYNKKAS, from the coding sequence TTCCAATTCCTTTAGATCATAAAGATCCATACACCTTATTGATTGCCGTTTTACTTTCAGCACAATGTACAGATGTAAGGGTAAATCAAATTACACCACTTTTGTTTGCAAAGGCTGATAATCCGTATGATATGATAAAAATGAGTGTGGAAGAAATTAAGGAAATTATAAAACCTTGCGGACTTTCTCCTATGAAATCAAAAGGAATTCACGGATTATCACATATATTAATTGACAAACATAATGGAGAAGTTCCTCAAAGCTTTGAAGCTTTAGAAGAATTACCAGCCGTTGGACATAAAACAGCAAGTGTTGTTATGAGTCAAGCTTTTGGGGTTCCTGCATTTCCAGTTGATACTCATATTCATCGTTTAATGTACCGTTGGAACTTAACCAATGGAAAAAATGTTCAGCAAACTGAAAAAGATGCAAAGCGTATTTTCCCAAAAGAACTTTGGAACGATTTACACTTACAAATTATTTGGTACGGAAGAGAATATTCTCCAGCACGTGGTTGGGATTTAGAGAAAGATATTATCACTAAAACTATTGGTAGAAAATCGATTTTAGATGAGTACAACAAAAAAGCCTCGTAA